The sequence below is a genomic window from Paenibacillus silvisoli.
ATACGATCGATACATATATCTACCGCCGAACCTTTATCTCGGGGCTCGATTTCGGCTCCTCGACCGCAATCGGATTGTTCAAAGCGCTCATTAGCTTGATTCTGATGTATATGGCGAACTTCTTCGTGACGAGAAGCACGGGCAAAGGGTTGTATTAACGTCATATGGACTGGTGGAGGGCGAATGAAGAAGAATCCGATAGCAAGCCAAATGAAGGGCCGCAGCTTCGATGCCGCAAACCTCGCGTTCATGATCGTACTCGGTCTGCTGACGCTCTTCCCGTTCTACTACATGTTCATTATCTCCATTGCCGATTACGCGGATATTAGGCGGCAGCTCATTTACATCATTCCGACCTCGATCAATCTAAGCTCCTATGCCATCGTGTTCAAAACCCGTTACTTCCTCAACTCGTTCCTGATTTCCGTGCTCGTGACGGTGATCGGTACCATTTTCAGCATGCTCGTGACGACGCCGGCCGCTTATACGCTCTCCAAGAGGAGCATCCCGGGCTGGAAAATGATGTACACGCTCGCTATCATCCCGCTCGTCATCTCCGGCGGGCTGATTCCGTACTACCTCACCGTCAAGGCAGTCGGCCTGGTCAATTCCTTCTGGGTGCTTGTCATTCCCGCCGCGCTTGCTCCTTTCTATCTGATCATTCTGAAGAACTTTTTCGACGATCTCCCCGAAAGCTTGGAAGAATCCGCCAAGATCGACGGCGCGAACGATATTTACATTCTGTATCGCATCGTCCTGCCGGTGTCCGCTCCCGTCATCGCGACCATTTCGCTGTTCTACGCCGTTGACCGCTGGAACGATTATTACTCCGCCGTCCTGTTCGTTTCCAATCAGAAGCTCTATCCGCTTCAGATGGTGCTGCGGGAGGTGCTCCTGAATTTCGAGATGCTGAAGGGAAGCGCGGTAGGCGCTGCCATCGCCGAGCAGAATCGCACGTCCTACGTCTACTCCCAATCGCTCAAAATGGCCATCGTCGTCGTCGCTACGCTGCCGATTCTGCTGGTGTACCCGTTTTTGCAGAAGTATTTCACGAAAGGCATCATGATTGGAGCCGTCAAGGAATAAGCCGTCCCGATATGGATCCGTTAATGACAGCGTAGCCTGTTATTATATGAAACTATGAAGAGGGAGACGAAGGACATGGAGAAGACAAAGAGAAAAGCAAGGCGTCTTGGAATGTTGACGGTGGCGGTCTTATTGGTTGCGGCAGTCTTCTCAGGCTGCAGCTCGAACAACAACGGCAAGGAGGAGAACGGGAACGCGGCGGCGCAAACAGAGACGGATACGCAGGCCGATTCGTCGAATACGACCGATACGACGAACACCTCAACAAACAAAGCGGAAACGGAAACGCCGGCGGATCCGCTGGCGGAGCACATGGATATTTCGATCGCGATGTGGGGCATCGGCGATGCCTTGCCGGACGGAGTGGAAGACCCCGTGCTGGATGCGATCTCCAAGAAGCTGAATATTACGATCAAGCCCGTCAACGTGACATGGGACGACTACGCGCAAAAAATCCAAGTATGGGCGGCTTCCGATCAGCTGCCGGATTTGTTCGCCATCGACGCGGTCACGTCGCCGAACTTGACCAGCTGGGCGACGCAGGGCATTATCCACCAGCTTCCCGACGATCTAAGCGCTTATCCGACGCTGGCCAAAATGATGGAAGGGCCGGATTTCCAGGCGTATAAGTTCCCGCTCGGCGATCCGAACGGCAAATTTTTCTCCATCCCGCGCCCGAACTTCCGCGACGCCAACTTAAACGCGAACAGCCATGGCATCATCATCCGCAAGGACTGGATGCAGAACGTAGGCATTGCGAAAGCGCCGGAAACGTTTGACGAGTTTATCGCCCTCATGAAAGCGTTCGCGGAGAAGGATCCTGACCAGAACGGCAAGAAGGATACGGTCGGCCTGACCGCTTACAGTCCCGCTTGGCTGCCGTATTTGATGCAAGCGTACGAACCGGGCCTGATGGGCGGCGTAAGCACATGGATCAGGAACAATGGGCAGTGGATTCCGTCTTTTACGACGGATCGCGCGACGGAAGGCGTCAAAGCGATCAAGAAGCTTTACGACGAAGGCGGTCTCGACAAAGACATCGCCACGATCAAAGGCAGCGAAGGCATCGATAAATTCGCTTCCGGCATAGCCGGCGCTTATGCGCACGATACCGTTCCGGGCACGCTGCTGCAAATCAAAACGAAATACGAGCAGCTCAACCCGGGCAAAAAGTTCGAGGACGCGTTCATGATCATGCCTCCGCTGAAGAACGTCGACGGCAACTACTACCGCTTCTACGATACGGGCATCTGGTCGGAAAGCTATATTAATGCCAAAGCCGATGACGCGAAGGTTGACCGCATCTTGCGCCTGTTCGATTTCCTTCTGTCCGAAGAAGGCTTCAATCTGACGCATTTCGGGATTGAAGGCGTCGACTATGTGAAGCAAGGCGATAAAATCGTCATGGTCGATCAGAAGGACGACACCGGCAACGCGCTCGTGCTCAGCAGCAAATATCCGTTCATGAAGATAAACTACTTCGCGGAATGGAGCGGCACCAGCTCGGCGACGAATCCGACGCTTCCGCTGACGCTTCGCAATATGTCGAAGGAAAATCTAGATAATCTGCTGGCGAACGCGAAGACGGCCGACACCGACCTGCGCCTGAACTTCATCGACTACCCGTCCCGTGCCAAAGCGAACGAGAAGTTCGATGTGGACCTGATCAAGGTCATTCTCAGCAAGGATGCAGAGAAGACGTGGAAGGACATGACGCAGGCGTACTTAGCCGACAACTATGACACCATCATCAAAGAGTTCAACGCGAAAACGAAGGAGCTCGGCATTAATCCATAAGCACCGCAATCCGGGCCCGTCTATCGCGATACGGTAGGCGGGCCGATTATGTAAGCCGATTTGCGAGTTAGCGGAGGAGAGGCTTGGGATGAACGATGCGAATGACAGTGCGAGAACGGTCAATGTCGCGGACTTCGGAGCTGCCGGCAACGGATATGCCGATGACACGATGGCCGTGCAAATGGCGGTCGAGTCATTGGCGAAGGGAGGCACCGTGCGATTCCCGGCCGGCAGGTATGTGCTGCGCAAACGGATTTTCGTCAATGCCGACGGCTTGACGCTCGTGGGAGAAGGCTCTAACTCGGAGCTTGTATACGACTATGAACAGAAGGATAGCGACGATGAGCTGACCGCCAGCTTGTTCGTGTTTCGCGAAGGGATTCGCGGCGTAACCGTCCGCGGTATTAAGGTCATGTATAAGGGGCATTTCTTTCCTCGGTCCGGCGAGTCGTACGCGGGAAAAGTATCCGGCTTCTTCTTCCGGCAGTGCTTCGACGTGCGCATGGAGCATGTCGAGATCAGCGGGTTTAACGCCAGCGGCATTACGATCCAAACGTTCGATTCCGGCCGATATGCCGGCCGGGTGAGGGTGTTTCAATGCTACTTGCATCATAACCGCGTTGCCGGCGTTCTGTTCGGCAATGTGGACGGCATCAGCATCATCGACTGCGACCTGGTCTATAACGGTTCCGTACAAGACGGCGGCACCGGGTACGGCTGCGCCGGATTCAGCCGCGAGCTGCCGCGCAACATCCAGCTCATCGGCAACCGCGCCAATTATAACTACCGCAAGGGACTAGACCTTCATGCCGGGATCGGAGCCGTGATCGAAGGGAACCTCTGCCACGGCAATCGGCTGTACGGCATTTATGCCGAAGGCAGCAAGACCGGAAATATCGCGATTCGAGGGAATATCATTTCCGGGATGGGCCGCGATAAGCTCGATCTTCCCGAGCCGTATACGTGGATCATGGGCATCGATTTCGGCCCCTATGCGGAGTCGCTCGTGCCCGAGGGCTGTCACAACTATATCGTCGAGGGCAATCAAATCGTCGATTTCGGATTGGAGCAAGGCGACGCGTATCCGATTAATTGTTATTTCAATATGGCCTCGGGCAATATTCAAATTTGCCATAACGTCATCAAGGCGACCGCGATTACGCATGCAGTCCGCATGCGGAGCATCGTTCCAGAGAAGGAAAGTGGCGAGCGGCGGGTACAAGTCAGCCTTTCTGGCAATCAGATCGCCGCGGATCGCTGCTCCGATGAGCTGCTGTATTTGCCGCATTGCGACCAGGCGATGATCGTCGGCAATCAAATCAGCGTCGGGCAAGCGAAGCGGGGGCATGGATTCTTGAAGCTGCGCGAAGCCGGGTCCGTGGCGCTCACGTGCGGCGACAATCATCTTCGCTGCGCGGATTGGACCGGGCTGGTTGAACCGCGCCGTTTGAGCCGTTTGAAGCACGAAGGGTCTGCATGCTGCCGGGGGAATTTCCTAAACGGGCGGCGCACGGCTGAGGTATAGGCTGGAAACGGCGAACGGATACCGGATATCGGAGATTGGAGATTGGAATGGAATTTGGAGATCGGAGGACTATCGATGCAATTTTCGTTCACAGGCGATATCGCCCGGCTTGAAGCGGGCATAGACGAGCTCAGCGGCCAGCTGGGGATATCGCGTTCGGAGACAGGAATGCCGGTTCGCGCGGTGCGGCACGAGGCGGACGAATTAATCGTCCGGCTAAGCGATGCGGGAGCGGTCATTGCCTATCGAAAGCCGGTTCATTTTTTCCGCGGTTTAGGTCTGTTGCTGGAAGCGGTCAGAGACGGAGCCGCGGATACCGAAATCCGCGAGCTTCCCCAATTCAGCATGAACGGACCGATGTTCGACGTGTCGCAAGGCAATGCCGTCATGCGGGCCGAGACGGTGAAACGGTTCCTGCGCATGATGGCGCTCATGGGTTTGGATATGATCATGCTGTACGCCGAGGACAGCTACGAGATCGACGGGCAGCCGTTCTTCGGGTACATGCGCGGCCGCTACACGCAAGGCGAGATCCGGGAGCTCGACCGGTATGCGCTTCAGTTCGGCATCGAGATGATTCCTTGCATCCAGACGTTGAGCCACCTGGAGGATGTGCTTAAATGGAAGAGCTTCGATCCGATCCGCGACGATGAGGAGACGCTGTTGGTCGGAGATGAAGCAACCTATGCCTTTATCGAGCAGATGATCGTCGCCGCCTCCGCGCCCGTGACGAGCAAACGCATCCATATCGGGATGGACGAAGCCTGGAAGCTGGGACTTGGCCGATATTTGGCCCGAAACGGCTATCGAAGCAAATTCGAGCTGATGAACGAGCATCTGGAGCGAGTGCTCGCCATCACCCGCAAGCACGGCCTCGAGCCGATGATGTGGAGCGACATGTATTTCCGCGCAGGCTCGAAGCGGGGGAGCTACTACGATGTCGAGAGTGTTATTCCGCCCGAGGTTATTGCAGGGATGCCGAAGGACGTCCAGTTCGTCTACTGGGATTACTACCATTACGATGAAGGCTTCTACGCGGAATGGATTCGCCGTCACAAGGCGTTCGGTTCGACACCCGTATTCGCCGGGGGCATATGGAACTGGAAGGGATTCGCGCTCAATTACGGCGCGACGTTCGCGGCTACCGAATCGGCGCTGCGAGTCTGCAAGCGCGAAGGGGTTCGGGAGGTCATCGCCACTCTGTGGGGCGATGACGGAACGGAATGCGATTGGTTCTCGTCGCTGCTCGGCCTGCAGCTGTTCGCGGAGCACGGTTATGCCGCCGAGCCGTCGGAGGAGAAGCTGAGGAAGCGCTTCGCGTCTTGTACCGGCTGCTCGTATGACGACTTCGTCGCGATCAAATGGATTGACGAAATTCCAGGCATGAAAGCTGGCAATTTGGACAATTTCAATCCTTCGCGCTGCCTGCTGTGGCAAAACCCGCTGATGGGCTTGTTCGACCGAAATATCGCCGACGTGCATTTAGGCGACCATTATAACGGTTTGGCCGCGCGAATGGCGGCTGCCCGCGAACGCCAGCCGGCGCATGGCGGCGTATTCGAGCTGCTGCATCGGCTGTGCGACGTGCTTGCGCTGAAGGCTGAGCTGGGCTTGCGAATTAAGGAAGCCTACCTGGCCAATGACCGGTCGAGCCTGCAGGCGCTTGCGGCCGAGACGATCCCGGAGCTGAGCGAGCGCGTCAAGCGGCTCTATGCCTTTCACAGGGAGCGGTGGATGGCGATCAACAAGCCGTTCGGCTGGGAGGTCATCGAATTCCGCTACGGTGGATTGCTGCTTAACCTGGATACGGCCGTCAAGCGCATTGCGGATTGGCTGAACGGTGATGTCGATCGGATCGAGGAGCTGGAGGAGCCGCGGCTTTATTTTCACGATAAGGAAGGGCCGCCGGAATCGTATTGGTACAAATTCATTCCGTCTGCTAGCCGGCTGCTGCAATACCAGCCGTAACCGGTCTGCAAATTGAAGGAGGAGAAGCCAGTGCTGCAGGATTTAAACGTTGCTTACATCGGAACCGTCTACCCGCACCATGCAAGAGTCGATCTCGAAGAGATCAAGCGGATGGGCTGTACGTCCATAAATCTGTGCATGAACGAAGCGGATTGGACCTACTACCGTTTCTCCAGGCACGAGATCCGCAAGACGGCGAAGGAGCTCGGCCTCAACGTCTATTTGAATTTTCACGGCTTCGGGGCATTCGCCGCCACGTTCCCTGGCCATATGTACCAGATGGAGCATCCCGACGCGGTACAGGTCACGAATAAAGGCAACAAGGGCGAGTATGTATGCTGCCCGAACAATCAGGAGTTCGAGGGCTGGCTGCTTGGCATGACCGCCGAGATGATTCGCGACATCGAGCCCGAAGGCGTGTTCTGGGATGAGCCCCGATTTGCGCCGGTTGCGGGCTATCCGGAGGAGTGGACCTGTTATTGCGGCCACTGCCGCGAAGCCTTCGAGCGGCAGCTCGGCTATGAGATGCCGGATCAACTGAACGAAGATGTGATCGCGTTTCGGCAGAGTACGCTGCTCGGATTCGTGGACCGCTTGATGAACGCGGCCAAAGGGATCGATCCGGCGATTGAAAATATATTGTGCCTCATGTCGTACGACCGCGACCAGGACGGCAATCATTCCGGCGGCTGGTACGGCGTCGTCGATTGGGAGCCGTTCGTCGCCTTGGAATCCGTCGACGTCTTCGCCGTCGACCCCTATTGGATTCATGAACGGGATCAAGCCTACTTCGAGCGGAACACGAAGGAGGCGATCGCTTTATCGCGCCGGTACGGAAAAGCCTGTCAAATCTGGGTGCAGTCGATATGGATCGTACCTGGCAAGGAGCGCCATATCGGAGAGACGATCCGGTGGGCGGAAGCGCTCGGCGCGGACCGGATCGCCGTCTGGGCGTTCCGCGGCGAGTCGGGCTCCCACTACCTGAACTGGGGCGCCGATCCGGAGGCCTGCTGGCAGCAGGTGGTCGACGCCTATTCCGAGCTTTCCGCGCGCATGGGACATGACGCAGAGGCGGAAGCGGTAGAAGAGGAGGAGGAGGAGGCGTATGACAACCGATGAGGCGATCCGCGGCTGGGTGGAGCGGAGCGGTCAGTCGGTCGTCGATCTAACCGCCGAGCTTGTCCGGTTCCGGACGGTGAACAAGGTGACGACCGGCACGGAGCTTGGGCTGCAGCGCTGGCTGGAAGCGCTGCTTCGCGAGGAACTCGGCTTGGAGACGGATCTCTTCTCGCCGGAGGACGTGGAAGGCTTGCATGCGCATCCCGGCTATTTTCCGGGTAAGGATTATACCGACCGGCCGAATGTGGTCGGCATCTGGCGAGGCGCCGGAAACGCCGGGGGACAATCGTTGCTCTTCTCCAGCCACGTCGACTCGGCTCCGGTCGCCATGGGCTGGGAGACGGACCCGTGGGATCCGGTGCAGCGGGACGGTCGGCTGTACGGCCTGGGCGCGTACGATATGAAAGGCGGTCTGGCCGCATCGATTATGGCGGTACGTTGCCTCCAGGAGCTGGGCATCCGTCTGAAAGGCGACGTCCTGATCGAATCCGTCGTCGACGAAGAATTCGGCGGCGCGAACGGCACGCTCGCCTGCCGGCTGCGCGGCTGCGATGCCGATGCGGCGATCGTTCCGGAGCCGACGAATATGGCGGTATGCCCGGCGACGCGAGGCGGCGCGCTTTGGCGGTTCACGTTTCGCGGAAGGTCGGGGATGTCGTTCGGCGGCGAGTCGTTTAGGAATCCCGTTATAGGCGCGGCTCGTTTCATTTCGTTCCTCGAACAATTCGAAGGCCGAAGAAGCGAAGAGCCGGGACCGGCCCCTTGGTACGAGCATAATCGTTCGCTGCCGGTCATCGTGACGAGGGTGGAGGCTGGCGACATGAGCGCGCCGTTATGCGATTCCGGGCCAGCGGAATGCCATGTCGACGTCTGGGTGGAATGTTATCCCGATACGACGGAGGAGCAGCTGCTCGCGGAGGTGCTGACGCAATTCCGACGGTACGGGGAGCGTATCGGCAGCGGTCAACAGGACGAACCCGAAGCGCGGAAAATGATCCGGTTCCTGCCGGGAACTCAGCTTGATCCGGATTGCCCGCTGATTGCGCTGCTGGCCGAGGAAGTGGGCAACGTGCGAGGTGCGGAGGCCGAGGTGTTCGGAGCGCCTTTTGCCTGCGATGCCTTTATGTTCGGCCTTTATAGCAGAACGCCGGCGGTCATACTCGGACCATCCGGCGGCAACGCCCATGCGGCAGGCGAATATGTCGATATCGCTTCTTTGCTGGAGCTCGTGCAGGTTTACGCCAGAACCATCATCAAATGGTGCGGGGCGATCGAAGAGGACGGCTCTTCTTCCGATGTTTCACGCCTGATCGAGAAGGAGGCAGGGAAATGAGAAAAGCAGTGCGGGCAGTAAAATCCTCGAAGGGCGACGGTCCTTATTCGCAGGCAATCGTATCGCGCGGTTTCGTTTATGTGTCCGGCCAAGGGCCGCTCGACCCGGAAACCGGGGCGATCGCCGGCGAAACGATCGAGGAGCAGGCGGAGCTGACGCTTCGAAATATTCAGCATATCGTGGAAGCCGCTGGCGCTTCGCTGGCGAGCGTCGTAAAGGTGACCGTATTCCTGAGCTCCATGGATGACTTCGAGCGGTTTAACGTGGTGTACCGCCGATTCTTTCAGTCGCCTTATCCAGCCAGAACCTGCGTCGGGTGTCAGCTTGGCGCCATTATGGTGGAAGTGGATGCGATTGCCGAGCTGCCGGAGAAGCGTGAAGGGGCTGCCGAATGAGGAGGTTCGAAGGTCAAGTCGTTGTCGTGACGGGAGCCGGGCGGGGAATCGGCCGGGCGACCGCCGAGCGGTTCGGCGCCGAAGGGGCGCAGCTCGCTCTCGTATCGGATCAGGCGGAAGACCTTGCGCAGGCCTCGGAAGCCATGCTGGCACAAGGCTTCGAGCTGCTTGCGATCCAAGCCGATATATCCGATCCGGCGCAGGTGGAGCGTGCGGTGGAACGGACGATGGAGCGCTTCGGTCGAATCGACGTGCTGGTGAATAACGCGGGGATCGCTTGGGAAGAGCCGTTCCTCGATATTGCGGACGCGAATTGGCAGCGCATTATTTCGGTTAATTTGAATGGCATGTTTTACATGGCGCAGCGCGTTTCAAGGCATATGGCCAAGCAGAGGAGCGGCTGCATCCTGAACATGGCATCGACGAACGGCCTCGTAGGCGAGGAGAAATACGCCCATTACAATGCCTCGAAAGGCGGAGTCGTGCTGCTCACGAAGACGATGGCGCTGGAGCTGGGGCGATATGGCATTCGCGTCAATGCGGTTTGTCCCGGCTATATTCAGACGCCGATGTCGGAAGCGATTGACGATCCGGAATTCGTCGCGGCTTATGCGAAAGATAAAATTCCGCTTGGCCGGGTTGGCAAAACGAAGGATGTTGCCGGTGTGTTCGCCTTCCTCGCAAGCGAGGATGCGGCCTTCATGACCGGCGAATGCCTCGTCGTAGACGGCGGGCAGTTGTCAAGCTGACGGGAGGGGAAGGTCTTGAAGAAGCAAGAGCTCGATACGCCGTTCGTCTTGATCGATCTTGACCGGACCGAGCGGAACATCGCGGCCATGCAGGCCATAGCCGATGCGGCTGGCGTTGCGCTCCGGCCGCATGCGAAGACGCATAAGCTGCCAGTGCTGGCGCATAAACAGCTGCAAGCCGGAGCGGTCGGCCTGACCGTCGCCAAGCTCGGCGAAGCGGAGGTGCTTGCCGAAGGCGGCATCCGCGATCTGTTCATCGCTTATCCGATCGTCGGACGCCAGAAGATCGAACGGCTCATTCGGCTGTCGAAGCAGGTGAACGTAACGACCGCGGTGGACAGCTGGGAATCCGCATCGGCGATCGCGCAGGCGGCTGCGGAAGCCGGAACGACGATCGGCGCGCTCGTTGAAATCGACTGCGGCTTCGGGCGGGTAGGACTGCCGCCGGACGATGCCGCGCTTGCGCTTGCCGAGCGGATCGCGCAGCTTCCCGGAATCGAGCTTCGCGGCGTCTCTACCTTCGGCGGCCATTCGTACGGCGCCGAAGAGGAAGGCTCGCTGCGCCGGATCGGGGAAGAGGAGGGAAGCTGCGCGGTCGAAATCGCCAAGCGCATGGCTGAACTGGGCATTCCGGCGGTGACGGTCAGCTGCGGCTCGACGCCATCCGCTCGGTATGCGGCCGGCGTAAGCGGCGTGACGGAAATAAGGCCGGGCACTTATATTTTCGGCGATTTAATGCAGGTCGCGATCGGGTCTCATGCCCTGGAGCATTGCGCGCTCACCGTCAAAGTAACGGTCGTGAGCAGGCCGGAAGCGCACCGTGCCGTCATTGACGCCGGCACGAAGCTGTTTACGTCGGACGGCGCAGATTCGCCGATCGGGACTGGCCGGGGATATGCCGTGAACAGACCGGGCATTACGGTGGCTTGGCTGACGGAAGAGCACGGCATGCTGGAGCTCGATGAGGCAGAGCAAGATAGGCTAAAGATCGGCGATACGCTTGAAATCGTGCCGGTCCATTGCTGCGCCGTCATGAACATGGTAGACGAGGTCGCAGCCGTTCGAGGCGACCAAGTCGAGGCGATCTGGCAGGTACAGGGGCGAGGGAAGTCGAGATAACCTTATAAGGAGGCAACTCGCGACATGACGAAAACGACGAAGCTGCAAGGCAATATTCCCGTCATACCGACTCCGTTTCTTGACGGAGCGATCGAATTTGCCGGCTTTGACCGGCTGTTGGAGAAAACGGTGGATTACGTCGACGGGTACGTGGTCTGCGGCAGCACGGGCGAAGCGCCGGCCTTGTCGACGAAGGAGCGGATCGACGCGATCCGTTACGTCGCGGGCAAGCTGCCCGCGGATAAAGCGGCGGTCGTTGGGCTTG
It includes:
- a CDS encoding alanine racemase encodes the protein MKKQELDTPFVLIDLDRTERNIAAMQAIADAAGVALRPHAKTHKLPVLAHKQLQAGAVGLTVAKLGEAEVLAEGGIRDLFIAYPIVGRQKIERLIRLSKQVNVTTAVDSWESASAIAQAAAEAGTTIGALVEIDCGFGRVGLPPDDAALALAERIAQLPGIELRGVSTFGGHSYGAEEEGSLRRIGEEEGSCAVEIAKRMAELGIPAVTVSCGSTPSARYAAGVSGVTEIRPGTYIFGDLMQVAIGSHALEHCALTVKVTVVSRPEAHRAVIDAGTKLFTSDGADSPIGTGRGYAVNRPGITVAWLTEEHGMLELDEAEQDRLKIGDTLEIVPVHCCAVMNMVDEVAAVRGDQVEAIWQVQGRGKSR
- a CDS encoding beta-N-acetylhexosaminidase; amino-acid sequence: MQFSFTGDIARLEAGIDELSGQLGISRSETGMPVRAVRHEADELIVRLSDAGAVIAYRKPVHFFRGLGLLLEAVRDGAADTEIRELPQFSMNGPMFDVSQGNAVMRAETVKRFLRMMALMGLDMIMLYAEDSYEIDGQPFFGYMRGRYTQGEIRELDRYALQFGIEMIPCIQTLSHLEDVLKWKSFDPIRDDEETLLVGDEATYAFIEQMIVAASAPVTSKRIHIGMDEAWKLGLGRYLARNGYRSKFELMNEHLERVLAITRKHGLEPMMWSDMYFRAGSKRGSYYDVESVIPPEVIAGMPKDVQFVYWDYYHYDEGFYAEWIRRHKAFGSTPVFAGGIWNWKGFALNYGATFAATESALRVCKREGVREVIATLWGDDGTECDWFSSLLGLQLFAEHGYAAEPSEEKLRKRFASCTGCSYDDFVAIKWIDEIPGMKAGNLDNFNPSRCLLWQNPLMGLFDRNIADVHLGDHYNGLAARMAAARERQPAHGGVFELLHRLCDVLALKAELGLRIKEAYLANDRSSLQALAAETIPELSERVKRLYAFHRERWMAINKPFGWEVIEFRYGGLLLNLDTAVKRIADWLNGDVDRIEELEEPRLYFHDKEGPPESYWYKFIPSASRLLQYQP
- a CDS encoding RidA family protein encodes the protein MRKAVRAVKSSKGDGPYSQAIVSRGFVYVSGQGPLDPETGAIAGETIEEQAELTLRNIQHIVEAAGASLASVVKVTVFLSSMDDFERFNVVYRRFFQSPYPARTCVGCQLGAIMVEVDAIAELPEKREGAAE
- a CDS encoding M20/M25/M40 family metallo-hydrolase, whose amino-acid sequence is MTTDEAIRGWVERSGQSVVDLTAELVRFRTVNKVTTGTELGLQRWLEALLREELGLETDLFSPEDVEGLHAHPGYFPGKDYTDRPNVVGIWRGAGNAGGQSLLFSSHVDSAPVAMGWETDPWDPVQRDGRLYGLGAYDMKGGLAASIMAVRCLQELGIRLKGDVLIESVVDEEFGGANGTLACRLRGCDADAAIVPEPTNMAVCPATRGGALWRFTFRGRSGMSFGGESFRNPVIGAARFISFLEQFEGRRSEEPGPAPWYEHNRSLPVIVTRVEAGDMSAPLCDSGPAECHVDVWVECYPDTTEEQLLAEVLTQFRRYGERIGSGQQDEPEARKMIRFLPGTQLDPDCPLIALLAEEVGNVRGAEAEVFGAPFACDAFMFGLYSRTPAVILGPSGGNAHAAGEYVDIASLLELVQVYARTIIKWCGAIEEDGSSSDVSRLIEKEAGK
- a CDS encoding right-handed parallel beta-helix repeat-containing protein, producing MNDANDSARTVNVADFGAAGNGYADDTMAVQMAVESLAKGGTVRFPAGRYVLRKRIFVNADGLTLVGEGSNSELVYDYEQKDSDDELTASLFVFREGIRGVTVRGIKVMYKGHFFPRSGESYAGKVSGFFFRQCFDVRMEHVEISGFNASGITIQTFDSGRYAGRVRVFQCYLHHNRVAGVLFGNVDGISIIDCDLVYNGSVQDGGTGYGCAGFSRELPRNIQLIGNRANYNYRKGLDLHAGIGAVIEGNLCHGNRLYGIYAEGSKTGNIAIRGNIISGMGRDKLDLPEPYTWIMGIDFGPYAESLVPEGCHNYIVEGNQIVDFGLEQGDAYPINCYFNMASGNIQICHNVIKATAITHAVRMRSIVPEKESGERRVQVSLSGNQIAADRCSDELLYLPHCDQAMIVGNQISVGQAKRGHGFLKLREAGSVALTCGDNHLRCADWTGLVEPRRLSRLKHEGSACCRGNFLNGRRTAEV
- a CDS encoding SDR family NAD(P)-dependent oxidoreductase translates to MRRFEGQVVVVTGAGRGIGRATAERFGAEGAQLALVSDQAEDLAQASEAMLAQGFELLAIQADISDPAQVERAVERTMERFGRIDVLVNNAGIAWEEPFLDIADANWQRIISVNLNGMFYMAQRVSRHMAKQRSGCILNMASTNGLVGEEKYAHYNASKGGVVLLTKTMALELGRYGIRVNAVCPGYIQTPMSEAIDDPEFVAAYAKDKIPLGRVGKTKDVAGVFAFLASEDAAFMTGECLVVDGGQLSS
- a CDS encoding extracellular solute-binding protein translates to MEKTKRKARRLGMLTVAVLLVAAVFSGCSSNNNGKEENGNAAAQTETDTQADSSNTTDTTNTSTNKAETETPADPLAEHMDISIAMWGIGDALPDGVEDPVLDAISKKLNITIKPVNVTWDDYAQKIQVWAASDQLPDLFAIDAVTSPNLTSWATQGIIHQLPDDLSAYPTLAKMMEGPDFQAYKFPLGDPNGKFFSIPRPNFRDANLNANSHGIIIRKDWMQNVGIAKAPETFDEFIALMKAFAEKDPDQNGKKDTVGLTAYSPAWLPYLMQAYEPGLMGGVSTWIRNNGQWIPSFTTDRATEGVKAIKKLYDEGGLDKDIATIKGSEGIDKFASGIAGAYAHDTVPGTLLQIKTKYEQLNPGKKFEDAFMIMPPLKNVDGNYYRFYDTGIWSESYINAKADDAKVDRILRLFDFLLSEEGFNLTHFGIEGVDYVKQGDKIVMVDQKDDTGNALVLSSKYPFMKINYFAEWSGTSSATNPTLPLTLRNMSKENLDNLLANAKTADTDLRLNFIDYPSRAKANEKFDVDLIKVILSKDAEKTWKDMTQAYLADNYDTIIKEFNAKTKELGINP
- a CDS encoding carbohydrate ABC transporter permease, with product MKKNPIASQMKGRSFDAANLAFMIVLGLLTLFPFYYMFIISIADYADIRRQLIYIIPTSINLSSYAIVFKTRYFLNSFLISVLVTVIGTIFSMLVTTPAAYTLSKRSIPGWKMMYTLAIIPLVISGGLIPYYLTVKAVGLVNSFWVLVIPAALAPFYLIILKNFFDDLPESLEESAKIDGANDIYILYRIVLPVSAPVIATISLFYAVDRWNDYYSAVLFVSNQKLYPLQMVLREVLLNFEMLKGSAVGAAIAEQNRTSYVYSQSLKMAIVVVATLPILLVYPFLQKYFTKGIMIGAVKE